Genomic window (Bacteroidales bacterium):
CATGGAGTGTTCGAAGAAAATATACGCGAAGTCATAGAGGTAGTTCATCAGCATGGTGGGCAGGTTTATATGGATGGTGCAAATATGAACGCGCAGGTGGGTTATACCCACCCCGGAACTATAGGGGCTGATGTTTGCCACCTGAATCTTCATAAAACTTTCGCTATCCCGCATGGAGGCGGAGGTCCGGGAGTAGGCCCGATCGGTGTGGCCAGGCATCTGGTACCATTCCTTCCCTCCCATCCAATGATTAAAACCGGTGGTGATAAAGCAATTAGCGCGGTTTCAGCCGCACCTTATGGCAGCGCACTTATCCTTCCTATTTCATACGGGTATATTAAAATGCTCGGAAAAAAAGGATTGAAAGAAGCGACCGCATATGCCATCCTGAATGCTAATTATATCAAATCAAGGCTGGAAGGGCATTACAAGATATTGTATACCGGTAAAAATGGCTGGGCAGCGCATGAAATGATCCTCGATTGCAATGAGTTCCATAAAACCGCAGACATTACTGTGGTCGATATTGCGAAAAGAATGATGGATTATGGCATTCACGCACCTACCGTAGCATTTCCCGTTCATGGCACCCTGATGGTTGAGCCAACAGAAAGTGAACCTCTTTCTGAGCTTGACCGTTTCTGCGATGCAATGATCCGGATACGTGAAGAGATAAAAGAAATAGAAACCGGGCAAGCTGATAAAACTGATAATGTTATCAAACATGCACCCCATACGGCTCAAATGTTGACAGCAGAAGAATGGAACTTCCCGTATACAAGGCAGAAAGCAGCTTTCCCCATTGCGAATATGTTTCAGGACAAATATTTTCCACCTGTGACAAGAATAGATGATGCTTTTGGCGACAGGAATCTGATTTGTACATGCAATCCGACAGAAGATTATCAATAGTTAGTTTGTTTGTAATATAATTATTGTATATTTGCAACCTCATTCGATAGAATTCCATTTATTTCTCATAAACCCAATTTTAATCGGAATTAGAAAATTTACGGCTTTTACGCTTGGGTGTTTTCTTTTTTTAAACTGATTTTCCTGGTAAAAGTTTTGTTATTGTTCATTTATTAAAAAAACAAGATGTACGATATTATTGAATTAAACGGCAAGTCGTTGCCTGAATTACAAGAGATTGCAAAGGGTTTAAATGTCCCTAAGTATGAAAAGCTGATGAAGCAGGATCTGGTATATCAAATTCTGGATCAGCAAGCGCTCATTCCTGCAAAGGATGAGAAGCCGGGTTTTATCCCTGATATAAATAAATCCAAAAGGGGCCGGAAGAAAAAAATTATCACCGAAGAACCTAAGCAAGTTGCAGAAGATCATCCTCAAGAAGAGCGCAGGATTAGCCCCAGGTTTAATCAACGGCAGCAAAATATGCCTGAAACTATTGATAAACCATTGGAGGAAAATAAACCTGCCGAAGAAAGAAGGCCAAAACTGGTGAAAAAGATAGAGAGAAAACCGGTCAATGATTATGTAGAAAATAAACCCTTCACTAGCGAGGTCGAAAAAGATAATGATCTTTTATTGCCTGAAATAGTGAATGGTGACGCTGACGATGATATCATTGTCAACCCGGAATCAGAGTCAGGAGCCGGGATAGAAACCATTCCACAGGTTGAGAAGTCTGAATCTGAAATAGAAGGATTCACCCCAACTAAAGATGAGGATTTCCAGGCACCTATGCGTGACCCCAGTTTCAGGCCACGGTTAACCAAGAAAAGAGATGAGTTTCCTTTTGAATATGAAGGTTTTATCAATGCGGAAGGTGTCCTGGAAATCATGCCTGACGGTTATGGCTTTCTGAGATCTTCCGATTATAATTACCTCAATTCTCCTGATGATATTTATGTATCGCAATCACAGATCAAATTATTTGGTTTGAAAACCGGGGATACCGTTGAGGGTAGCATCCGCCCGCCAAAAGAGGGCGAAAAATACTTCCCTCTTATTAAAGTTGAGATGATCAATGGTCGTAAACCGGAAGAAGTCCGCGACAGGATCCCGTTCGACTTTCTGACTCCGCTTTTCCCACAAACAAAATTTAAGATCACTGACTACCCCGATGCCAGTATCACTACGAGAGTCATCGATATGTTCTGCCCTATTGGTAAAGGTCAGAGAGGCCTGATCGTTGCACAGCCAAAAACCGGAAAAACCGTTATCCTGCAGGAAATTGCCAACGCAATTGCATATAACCATCCGGAAGCCTTTCTGATCGTCCTGCTGATCGATGAAAGACCAGAGGAGGTTACCGATATGCAAAGGCATGTAAATGCAGAGGTAATATCTTCGACTTTTGATGAACCGGCTGAAAGACATGCTAAAATTGCCAATATTGTCCTGGAAAAAGCCAAAAGGCTTGTGGAATGCGGACATGATGTAGTCATCCTGCTGGATTCAATTACAAGGCTGGCAAGGGCTTATAATACCGTCTCACCGGCATCAGGCAAGGTTCTTTCAGGCGGGGTTGAGTCAAACGCACTCCAGAAACCTAAAAGATTTTTCGGAGCTGCCAGGCAAATTGAAAATGGTGGATCACTCACAATTATTGCCACCGCTCTGATCGACACTGGTTCCAAAATGGATGAAGTGATCTTTGAGGAATTCAAAGGAACCGGTAATATGGAGTTGCAGCTCGACAGGAAACTGTCGAATAAACGGATCTACCCGGCAATTGATATCGTCGCTTCAAGCACACGCCGTGAAGAACTCCTGGTTGATAAAGAATCTCTTCAAAGGATCTGGATTCTCAGGAACCATTTAGCCGATATGAACCCTCTGGAAGCAATGGAGTTCCTGAAAGATAAAATGAAATTTACACGGAGTAATGAGGAGTTTCTGATTTCGATGAACTCTTAAAGGATTGTTCCGGTCGGCTGCATCTTTGCGGGCCTGTCTTTCATTGAAAATTTATTTAAGCTCTGCTGATTGATTCTAATTGAAGGATTTTTTGATGTATGTCAATAATCTTTTTCAATTGCCATAACAATCATCTTTTCAGGTTTTTTTCACTATTTATTAACACCAATTTTGGTGATAAATTCAGTGCTTACGGGGCATAAACCGGGTCAGTATGTCGTACATTTGACCCATGGAAGAAAACAGCCGTTACAACCCGCCAGAAAAACTAAAAGGCTTTTCCAGGAAGCCTTTTGAGAGGAGAACCACTAATCAGGATAATGCATTTGAACACGGGAAAGTACAACCCCAGGCGGTCGACCTGGAAGAGGCTGTGTTAGGGGCTATCATGCTGGAAAAAGATGCCCTTACTTCTGTCATCGATATCCTCAAACCTGATGTCTTTTACAAGGATCAGCATAAAGTCATCTATACTTCGATCATGAGTTTATTTGGCCGCTCCGAGCCGGTTGACATCCTGACCGTCACGAGTGAGCTGAAAAAGAATGGTGATCTGGAACTGGCCGGAGGGGCTTATTACATCACCCAGCTTACCAACCGGGTGGCTTCTTCTGCAAATGTTGAATACCACGCACACATTATCATTCAAAAATATATCCAGCGGGAACTGATCCGGATCTCATCCGAAATCATCAAAGACTCATTTGAAGATACCATGGATGTCTTTGATATGCTTGACAAAGCTGAACAAGGATTGTTTACGGTCAGTGACAGTAACCTCAGGCGCAACACCATGGATATGAACACCCTGGTGAAGGAAGCGTTGCAATATATTGAAGCTGCAAAAAATCAGCAGACAGAATTGCGCGGGGTGCCATCCGGATTTACCGAACTCGATCGTATAACTTCAGGCTGGCAACGGTCGGACCTGATCATCCTTGCTTCACGCCCCGGTATGGGGAAAACGGCACTGGCCCTTACAATGGCCCGTAATATAGCTGTTGATTTTCATAAACCGGTGGCTTTATTTTCGCTTGAAATGTCTTCTGTCCAGCTCGTCACACGTCTGATATCTGCCGAATCAGGGCTTCCTGCTGAAAAACTTCGTAAAGGCGACCTGGCAGATTATGAATGGGAACAACTCAACTCAAAGATCAGCCGGCTCATTGATGCGCCCATATTTATAGACGATACGCCTGCCCTTTCGATTTTCGAGCTGCGGGCTAAATGCCGGCGGCTCAAAGCGCAGCATAATATCGAAATGGTTTTTGTAGACTACCTTCAGCTTATGACCGGCAATTATGACCGCCAGGGTAACCGCGAACAGGAGATCAGCAATATTTCCCGGTCGCTGAAAAGCCTTGCCAAAGAACTTGATATTCCTGTCCTGGCCCTGTCACAGTTAAGCCGTGCCGTGGAAACACGGGGTGGTTCTAAAAAGCCTATCCTTTCCGACTTGCGTGAATCAGGCGCCATCGAGCAGGATGCCGACCTTGTGCTTTTCATTTACCGGCCCGAATATTACAACATCGACCAGTTGGACGATGGCACACCGACTTCCGGACTGGCCCAGATCAGTGTGGCTAAACACAGGAACGGGCCTTTAGGTGAAAGAAACCTGAAGTTCGTGGCCCGCTATGCCCGTTTCTTAGATTACGATGCTGTCGAACCGGATTCCGGGCCAGGCAATGGCAACCTGCCGGAAAAACTCCGGACTATTTCTTCAAAGATGAACGATATGGAAGATGAGGATACCCCGTTCTAGCCGGGTTTCTTCAGTATTTCTCCCCATCCTCATTAATCATAGGGACAAACCTGACCGGTAAGACGCTTTTCTTTTGAAGTTTACCTGATTCTTTTTCGAGCAGGATCAGATTTTGTGTATATTCTCCACCTACAGGAATAATCATCCTTCCCCCTTCAGCAAGTTGCGCTTCTAACATTTCCGGTATATTGGCCGGTGCGCAAGTAACAATAATCGCGTCATAAGGGGCGTGTTCCGCCCATCCCTGGTAACCATCACCGATCCTGACAAAAACATTGGAATAGCCCAATTCATTGAGTGTTTTGATTGCCGATAGGCCGAGTGAGCGGAATATTTCTATAGTAAAAACAGAATCACAGATCTCGGCCAGGATAGCGGCCTGGTATCCCGAACCCGTGCCGATTTCCAACACTTTGTCCTCCTTTTTAAGTTCAAGAGCTTCGGTCATAAAGGCCACAATATAAGGTTGGGAAATAGTCTGGCCTTCACCAACCGGCAAGGGATAATCTTCATATGCTTCATTACGGTATGCTGCCGGTACGAAGCGGTGGCGTTCCACTTTCAACATCGCTCCTAGTACTTTTTCATCTTTAATACCCCTTGACCTGATCTGGTACCGGACCATTGCAGCCCTCTCTTCCGAATAATTGACCGGATCTTTAATCTGGGACATGCAGGTGTGATTTAACAGTATTGTTATTACTGCTAAAATAATGAATAATTTACCATCAATATTTAATAGTTTTCTAACCAAGCACTTTAGCTACTAATTCTGCAGCGTCCTCAAGCCGGATGGCAGATTGGACCTTCAGACCTGATTCGTCGATAATCTTTGCCCCTTCCTCAGCATTGGTGCCCTGCAGCCTCACAATTATCGGCACACGGATCTCGCCAATATTCCTGTAAGCATCTACGATACCCTGGGCAACACGGTCGCACCTTACAATACCGCCGAAAATATTGACCAGGATAGCCTTAACATTAGGGTCTTTAAGTATTATCCTGAAAGCTTCCTCAACACGTTTTGCATCAGCTGTGCCGCCAACATCAAGGAAATTGGAAGGGGATGCACCTGATAATTTGATAATATCCATAGTTGCCATGGCAAGCCCTGCGCCATTGACCATACATCCCACGTTTCCGTCAAGTTTGACATAGCTGAGCCTGAATTTACTTGCCTCTACTTCGATGGGGTCCTCTTCGTGATAATCGCGCATTTCCTGGATGTCCGGGTGACGGTAGAGCGCATTGTCATCTATAGCCACCTTGGCATCAGCGGCAAAGATTTTATCATCAGCGGCCTTAATGACCGGGTTAATCTCAAACAGTTTTGCATCAGACTGAATATAAGCCTCGTATAATGCATGGACAAATTTAACCATGTTTTTAAACGCATCTTCGTGCAATCCCAGGTTATAAGCTATTCTCCTGGCCTGGAAAGGCATCAGGCCGGTCCGTGGGTCAATTTCTTCCTTAAAGATCTGGTCGGGTGTTTCTTCAGCGACTGCTTCAATGTCCATCCCGCCGCGCGGTGAATACATGATCATATTGCGTCCTATGGCCCTGTTAAGCAACACGCTCATATAAAACTCTTTGGTTTCCGAAGGACCCTTGTAAAAAATATTCTGTTCAACGAGGATTTTCCTGACTTCCTTTCCTTCCGGGCCGGTTTGAGGGGTAACAAGCTGCATCCCGATAATCTGCCGGGCAAATTGCTCTACTTCCTCAAGGGATTTAGCCACTTTAACACCGCCTCCTTTACCGCGTCCGCCGGCATGGATCTGGGCTTTAACCGCCCACCGGTCAGAGCCGGTATCTTCCTGTATCTGTTCAGCAGCCCTGACAGCTTCGTCGGGTGTATAGGCCACGATTCCCGCCGGCACTGCAACCTTGTATCTTTTCAGGATAGATTTCCCCTGGTATTCATGTAAATTCATGTGTGAAATTTTTAAAGACCTGTTCGGCAAAATTAATCCTTTTCGATTATTTAAGAAGGTAAAATTTTCAATACTGAGTTCACTTTTAAAAGTGTAAAAAATCAAAATTGCCACCAAAACACCAATTCACAAAATATCACCAAATATTGATTATCAACTTAATAACATTGGTGAGTTTTGGTGTTTTAGTGCTTTTGTGGCAAAAAATGAACTTATGTTGGGGGTGCTATTTTTGATATTTCCCAGTAAATAGGAAATATATCAAATCAAAAACCGGATTTCATCAATGGAATGGACTATATCCTTATCCTCAAAGGCTGGGTTTCATCAATTATATCCCTGAAGGATTTCATTGATAATTATTGTTGTCTGATCATTTATTATATATTCCGGTAATTCACTATTTAAGGGTTTGAAAATTGCAATAACCCTTCCTTTCCCTTTTAAATCAAGATATTGTTCCCTGGAGGGCACAAAACGATAGGAAGGAAGCCCGGTGTAGAACATCGATTCAATATAATGCTGGCCCTTTACATTGAAAATAACAGCATTTTCAGGTAATTTAAGAGACTGAAAAATATTTTTATTGTGTAAAAGCATTCGTGAATATGAATTATCATCTTTCCATAAAGTATGAATTGCCTGAATCCGTTCTATATTGAATCTTGAGGAGACTAATAAAAGTATTGCTAAAATGATTATCAGATGCTTAACCCATGGTTTTATATGCAACGTTGAAATATAATTCAGGCCATAGTCCAGCAAAGCTGCTAAAGAAATAAAGATGAACATGGCAGTTATGGTTGTAAAAGAAGGCATTTTAGTTTGAACCAATGAGAAAAAAAGATAGACGATAACAATCATACTTATAATTGACAGGTATAATTTTCTGTCGGTAATCTTTTGATACATGACAATAAATGCCGGTATGATTAAAAAAGACGTGATACTTCCATACAAGGTATCAAATTGATCAAAATGATACCAGAAAGTACCACCGTGGCCATCAAGAGATTCGAATATATGCCTCACATTAAACTGTTGGGCAAGTTTTGCCTCGGCCGGGTAATTTATAAAAGTGAATACCTGCCATGGCAGGGCGATAATAATTGTAATAATTGCCGATAAGAGTAAATCTTTCAGGTTGTTGTATTTAAATTTTCTTTCGCGCACCTTTAATACAAACCAACCGGAGTAGACCAGCAAACCAGGCAGCCATTTGCATAATATGGCAAAACCTGAAAAAAGGCCTATGAGATAAATCCATAGCTTTTTTTTAGAATAATGGTATTCAATAAAAGCCCAGATGCTCAACGAAACATATGCAAGAAACGATAAATCATTATGGTCAACCATTAGCCTGCCGGCTATCAATTCGAAGATATAAAAAGAAGTGATGAACAAAATTCCGGTTAAATATCCCGTTCTATTATTGACCAATAATTTCCCGGAACGATATCCGATGAAAACCAGGACAACACCTAAGATAACACTGGGTAACCTTAAAGCAAATTCAGATACCCCAAATAATCTGAAGCTGATTGCAATCTGCCATAAAAATAGTGGCTGTTTATGCAACCAGATATGATATCTATCCCACCTGTCGTAGGGCATATTTACGATTGGATCATCGTACAAAGTCAGCTTTAAAGGGTGATTAAGTAAGTTTTTCGCAACCAGGGCATGAAATCTTTCATCATATATATTTAAAAAGGGATCGAGTAAGCCTGCAAAGCAATAAATTAAGATAGCTGTCAACATCAAAAAAATGACGGAAAGCTTTTGCTTTTCTCGCAAATGAAATTTAAGACTTAACAGAAAACAAATCAGTCCCGATAAGAGGAGAATTATCTGATTATCATTAAAATATGTTTTAAACATAGAAAATTTCCTGCTCTTTTATCACCACCAATCCTTTTAAATAATGATTAAGCAAAGTAAAAATAATTAAAAGACGCTCAATTGATTAAATAAATATTTGGGTAAATCCTGGGAGTTCCACTAACGACTAACGACTAACGACTCTCCCCCATGCAATACTTAAACCGCGATTTCGTTATATCTTTGTTTTTTTAACGCATCAAACCATGCTTGTTGCTCAAGGGATCCATAAATCATTCGGAGATCTTAAAGTCCTGAAAGGTATTGATTTATCTGTCAGGGAGAAAGAAATTGTGTCAATAGTAGGATCATCCGGTGCGGGGAAATCCACTTTATTGCATATTCTTGGCACAC
Coding sequences:
- the rho gene encoding transcription termination factor Rho produces the protein MYDIIELNGKSLPELQEIAKGLNVPKYEKLMKQDLVYQILDQQALIPAKDEKPGFIPDINKSKRGRKKKIITEEPKQVAEDHPQEERRISPRFNQRQQNMPETIDKPLEENKPAEERRPKLVKKIERKPVNDYVENKPFTSEVEKDNDLLLPEIVNGDADDDIIVNPESESGAGIETIPQVEKSESEIEGFTPTKDEDFQAPMRDPSFRPRLTKKRDEFPFEYEGFINAEGVLEIMPDGYGFLRSSDYNYLNSPDDIYVSQSQIKLFGLKTGDTVEGSIRPPKEGEKYFPLIKVEMINGRKPEEVRDRIPFDFLTPLFPQTKFKITDYPDASITTRVIDMFCPIGKGQRGLIVAQPKTGKTVILQEIANAIAYNHPEAFLIVLLIDERPEEVTDMQRHVNAEVISSTFDEPAERHAKIANIVLEKAKRLVECGHDVVILLDSITRLARAYNTVSPASGKVLSGGVESNALQKPKRFFGAARQIENGGSLTIIATALIDTGSKMDEVIFEEFKGTGNMELQLDRKLSNKRIYPAIDIVASSTRREELLVDKESLQRIWILRNHLADMNPLEAMEFLKDKMKFTRSNEEFLISMNS
- the dnaB gene encoding replicative DNA helicase → MEENSRYNPPEKLKGFSRKPFERRTTNQDNAFEHGKVQPQAVDLEEAVLGAIMLEKDALTSVIDILKPDVFYKDQHKVIYTSIMSLFGRSEPVDILTVTSELKKNGDLELAGGAYYITQLTNRVASSANVEYHAHIIIQKYIQRELIRISSEIIKDSFEDTMDVFDMLDKAEQGLFTVSDSNLRRNTMDMNTLVKEALQYIEAAKNQQTELRGVPSGFTELDRITSGWQRSDLIILASRPGMGKTALALTMARNIAVDFHKPVALFSLEMSSVQLVTRLISAESGLPAEKLRKGDLADYEWEQLNSKISRLIDAPIFIDDTPALSIFELRAKCRRLKAQHNIEMVFVDYLQLMTGNYDRQGNREQEISNISRSLKSLAKELDIPVLALSQLSRAVETRGGSKKPILSDLRESGAIEQDADLVLFIYRPEYYNIDQLDDGTPTSGLAQISVAKHRNGPLGERNLKFVARYARFLDYDAVEPDSGPGNGNLPEKLRTISSKMNDMEDEDTPF
- a CDS encoding protein-L-isoaspartate(D-aspartate) O-methyltransferase, with translation MSQIKDPVNYSEERAAMVRYQIRSRGIKDEKVLGAMLKVERHRFVPAAYRNEAYEDYPLPVGEGQTISQPYIVAFMTEALELKKEDKVLEIGTGSGYQAAILAEICDSVFTIEIFRSLGLSAIKTLNELGYSNVFVRIGDGYQGWAEHAPYDAIIVTCAPANIPEMLEAQLAEGGRMIIPVGGEYTQNLILLEKESGKLQKKSVLPVRFVPMINEDGEKY
- the sucC gene encoding ADP-forming succinate--CoA ligase subunit beta — translated: MNLHEYQGKSILKRYKVAVPAGIVAYTPDEAVRAAEQIQEDTGSDRWAVKAQIHAGGRGKGGGVKVAKSLEEVEQFARQIIGMQLVTPQTGPEGKEVRKILVEQNIFYKGPSETKEFYMSVLLNRAIGRNMIMYSPRGGMDIEAVAEETPDQIFKEEIDPRTGLMPFQARRIAYNLGLHEDAFKNMVKFVHALYEAYIQSDAKLFEINPVIKAADDKIFAADAKVAIDDNALYRHPDIQEMRDYHEEDPIEVEASKFRLSYVKLDGNVGCMVNGAGLAMATMDIIKLSGASPSNFLDVGGTADAKRVEEAFRIILKDPNVKAILVNIFGGIVRCDRVAQGIVDAYRNIGEIRVPIIVRLQGTNAEEGAKIIDESGLKVQSAIRLEDAAELVAKVLG
- a CDS encoding glycosyltransferase family 39 protein, with amino-acid sequence MTAILIYCFAGLLDPFLNIYDERFHALVAKNLLNHPLKLTLYDDPIVNMPYDRWDRYHIWLHKQPLFLWQIAISFRLFGVSEFALRLPSVILGVVLVFIGYRSGKLLVNNRTGYLTGILFITSFYIFELIAGRLMVDHNDLSFLAYVSLSIWAFIEYHYSKKKLWIYLIGLFSGFAILCKWLPGLLVYSGWFVLKVRERKFKYNNLKDLLLSAIITIIIALPWQVFTFINYPAEAKLAQQFNVRHIFESLDGHGGTFWYHFDQFDTLYGSITSFLIIPAFIVMYQKITDRKLYLSIISMIVIVYLFFSLVQTKMPSFTTITAMFIFISLAALLDYGLNYISTLHIKPWVKHLIIILAILLLVSSRFNIERIQAIHTLWKDDNSYSRMLLHNKNIFQSLKLPENAVIFNVKGQHYIESMFYTGLPSYRFVPSREQYLDLKGKGRVIAIFKPLNSELPEYIINDQTTIIINEILQGYN